Within the Bacillus sp. FSL K6-3431 genome, the region AATCTATACTTTTGATAACGGTTCCCGTTAAGTAAACAAGCTAATGCATAATGTTATTTATCTTGCCAAGGATCTGAAATACGGCAATTGATTGGAAAGATACTAAATATGGGGAGGCGGGATGATATGACAAAAGTTGTGATCACGGGCGGGAGTGGCCTTTTAGGGCCAGCAGTTATAAAAGAGTTTTTAGTTCATGGGTATGAGGTAGTGAATGCAGATATAAAATACCCTGTTGAGTCACTCTGTCAGACAGTTATTGTTGACTTACAAAACCTAGGTGAAGTTTATGGACTATTGGCTGATGCGGATGCAGTTATCCATTTAGCTGCAATCCCAGTTGCATACTCACATCCTAATGAAGTGACATTCCAGAATAATGTAATGTCTACGTATAATATTTTAGAAGCTGCTGGAAATCTTGGTATAAAAAAAGCAGTGATCACTTCTAGTGAGTCTTCTTATGGAATTGTATTTTCTAAAAAGGAGATAGCTCCAAAATATGTTCCTCTTGATGAAGAACACCCACAAATACCGGAAGATAGTTATGGGCTATCAAAAATCGTCAATGAACAAACTGCAGATGCGATCCATCGTAGAACGGGCATGCAAATTGTTTCCATGCGATTGGGAAATGTCATTACATCAGAAAAGTATCCTGATTTCCCAAGCTTCATTCAAGACCCTGAGCAGCGAAAAACCATTTTATGGAGCTATATCGATGCGAGGGATGCGGCAACAGCATATCGATTAGCTATTGAAACGGATGATCTTGGTTCGGTTGCTTTGAATATTACGGCGGATGATTCAAGTATGGATATTGAAAGCGAAGAGCTAATGAAGACTGTTTATCCAGATGTACAAGATATCCGCAAAGAATTAAAAGGCTATGAAACACTAGTAAGTAGTGAGAAGGCTAAAAAGCTTTTAAACTGGGAGCCTGTTCATAAATGGAGAAAATATGTGAATACAGCAGTATCAAAATAATTAATCGATTAAATAAGCATAGTTCTATTGATTTCAAGGCGAAAAATGATTGATAGCGTTGTCAAATCTTTCTAGCATAATGATATTAATTTTGGAATGTAATTTAAATATAAACTAGGAGTGTTTTTAATGAAGTATAGACGACTAGGTAAAACTGATTTAAATGTTTCCGTTGTTGGTGTCGGTACATGGCAATTTGGAGGGGATTGGGGGAAGGACTTTAATCAAAACGAGGTTGATGCCATACTTTCACGCGCAAAAGAGTTGGGCATTAATTTGATTGACACAGCTGAATGTTATGGACCGCATCATATGTCTGAACGTTTTATTGGAAATTTTCTGAAGAGGGATCGCCGTGAGGATTGGGTTCTTGCTTCTAAATTTGGACATAGATGGCACGATTCTTGGGGTCATGCATGGAGTGTCGATGAAGTTCGTGTGCAATTAGAAGAATCTTTAAAAGTATTACAGACAGACTATATTGATCTTTATCAGTTCCACTCCGGTTCAGATGAAGATTTTGATAACGATGATCTTTGGACAATGTTGGATAAGCAAGTACAAGCTGGGAAAATCCGAAACTTAGGAATTTCAATTGGTAGCAATGCTAATATACATCAAACGTCACAAGCAACAAAGGTGAATGCAAAAGCAATTCAGGTCGTTTATAACCGAATCGATCAAATCCCTGAAGAAAATGTATTCCCTTCTTGTATCGAGCAGGATTTGGGCGTATTGGCTCGGGTTCCTTTAGCAAGTGGGTATCTAAGTGGTAAATATAAGCCTGGAGCTGTCTTCAGTGATAATGTAAGGAAAGGACATAATCGAGAAGAAATTGATGAAAAGCTACGTCTTGTTGGGAAAATACAAGAAAATGAAGTTCCGGAAGGAGTCAATTTGGCAGAGTGGGCGCTGGCTTGGTGCTTACAAAACCCTGCTGTTACATGTGTGATCCCTGGCTGTAAAAGCCCTGAGCAAGTTGAAATGAATGCAAGAGCAGCTTCACTTGATATAGTAAAAGAAGATCATCCGAGTGCAGTGACTATTTAAATAAAAATTTGTAGATAACTTGTTCTAATGGTGGAATATCTGAAATGAATAAAAAGCAGCCCCATATTAGATATGGGGCTGCTTTTTAATGGGGTTTTCGTTAACTTCTATAAACAATGCATCGCGTCTTCAGCTTGATCCCAGGGAACAGGATAACCCTTTCCTTTGGCACAGAAAATAGAAGTGGACGTGTATTCCGGGTCGGCATCTTTGTCGTACCCGATTTTTTCTTTTACTTGATCTGGGGTGTAGCAGGAATCGTAGCCCCCGAATTGTAATGTTAATACGCCTTTTCCATTTGTGAAGGAAGCAAAGGCTGAGCTGTAATTCATAAAGGTCGCGACTGGGACTCGTCCTTTTATGATTGTTTTGTCGCCAATTGTTTCGGGTGGTTCAAAGCTACCGTTCGCTTGTTGAATATCTGAGAGCACGCGGCCAATATGATCCAGCTCGATTTTTATTTTAAAATCGTAATAGGGTTCAAGCAAAATGTTTTTCGCTTTCTCTAAGCCTTGTCGAAGAGCTCGGTATGTTGCTTCTCTAAAATCGCCTCCTGAAGTATGTTCATTATGTCCTCTACCCGTAAGTAATGTGATTTTTACATCGGTGAGGGCTGAACCAGTCAATAGTCCGTGATGATTTCTTTCAAATAAATGATGACGGATTAAATTTTGATTGCCAACGGACAAATCATTTGTGTGACATTTGTTTTCAAATGAGATGCCACTGTTTCGTTCCATAGGTTCGATTTGAAGATGTACTTCTGCATAATGTTTTAATGGTTCAAAATGTCCGTAACCATTTACGGTTTTTTCAATCGTTTCTTTATAAAGAATCTTTGGTTCACCGAAAGAAACATGAAGAGAAAAGCGTTCTTTGACGAGTTGTTCGAGTACTTCAAGCTGGATGATCCCCATGACATGTACGTGAATTTCCTTAAAATGTTCATCCCAATAAACGCGTAAGGAAGGATCTTCCGCGTCCAACATGTGGAAACAGCGCAACACTTCCTTTACATGGATGGATGGGTCGAAAACGACTTTGGACTTTAAGGTAGGAATCATATCAAAGATTGCCTTTTCTCTGAGTGCCCCTATACCATCACCTACAGATAATTTTGACAGACCTATCACCGCGAACAGTTCACCAGCGTGAACTTGATTGACCGTTTTATATTTACTACCGTTATATACTCTGATTTGTGTAACTTTCTCCGAAATCTCTTCATAAATCACTTCATCGCGAACGGAGAGCGTGCCGCTTAATGATTTAAGGAAGGTGACTTTATTTCCATTGTCATCATAGCGAATTTTGTACACGCGTGCAGCGAAATCGCCTGTATCTGAGTAAGCTGTTTCTGTTAATTGATCCAATTTCCCGAAAAATTCTATCACACCGATATCTTTTAGTGCGGAGCCACTTGTACAAGCGAAAATTTTATTTTCCCGAATCATTGTATTTAATGTTTGCAACCATAGATCTTTGTTATAGCCAAATTCTATATAATGCTCTAGAAGCAATTCATCGCGCTCCGCAATAAATTCTATTAAATCTTCCTGCATTACTCCATTGAAGGATGTTGTCAGATCACATACATCTGGGGATAGATTAGCGCGAATATCATCTAAAACATGTTCTAAATCCGTTCCTTCACGATCGATTTTATTAATAAAGAAAAACGTAGGTATGTGATGTTTCCTAAGCAATTGCCAAACAGTTTCGGTGTGGCTTTCCACTCCGTCAACAGCACTAATAATGATAACGGCATAATCCATTACCTGGATCGCCCTTTCCATTTCCGGAGAAAAATCAATGTGACCAGGCGTATCGATGATCGTATAGGTTGATCCGTTATAGGAAATAACCGCTTGATCAGCAAATACAGTGATGCCCCGATTCTTCTCGATTTGATGACTATCAAGGAAGGCATCTTTGTGATCTACCCGTCCTCTTTTCCGAATACTTTTTGTATGATAAAGAAGTTGTTCAGAAAAAGTCGTTTTTCCCGCGTCTACATGTGCAAGTATCCCGATTGTCTTATACATTGCGTCACCTCTGTTGATTTCCATTATCTAGATTATAGCATGGTGACAATCAAGGACATGGGAAATTCCATTCTTATGATAAGTGGTTTGTGATAGGTTTGTCATTATGAGAGGACTATGGCAGTATATAAGCATATAAGGGATTCTTAATATACTTTTTTGTAAATAGAAAACTGGAAATAATTCTTTTATATTAGTATTGACAATAGCAAATGGAGGAAATGAAATGATGAAAGATTTACCAAATTGCCCGAAATGTAATTCAGCATACACATACGAGGATGGGAGTCTTTTAGTTTGTCCGGAATGTGCTCATGAGTGGACATTAGAAGTTGAAGTTGAAAATAATGAAGGCGCAAGGGTTATTAAAGATGCGAATGGAAATGTCTTAAACGATGGTGATTCTGTAACAGTAATCAAAGACCTTAAAGTAAAAGGAAGTTCATCTGTCGTAAAAATAGGCACAAAAGTAAAAAGTATCCGTTTGGTTGATGGCGATCATGATATTGATTGCAAAATTGATGGATTTGGAGCGATGCAATTAAAATCAGAGTTTGTTAAAAAGCTATAAATGCAGCTTAAATGAACGGATGTAGTAGTGAGTTGGCATGTATAAAAGTAAAATAGTATAGAAAGAATCCATTTTGATGACTTTATTTTCAGAATGGATTTTTCATGCCATAACATTATGGACCTTATGTTATAAATCTGATGGATGCCATGCAGGCGACACCAACGATAACTGTTAATGAAAGACTTTTGGTCCAAAGGGCAACGATTAAAGTAGGAATCAAAGCTATGACAACTGGCCAATCTATACTTAATGATTGCTCTGTTTTAAGGAGTATATTTTCAACAACCAATGCTGTAAGAATGCAAACTGGTATAAATGAGAGCCATTTTAATACAGCATCTGGTAACTGAACCTTTTTTACAAAGACAAAAGGGATAATTCTAGGGATAAGTGTTACAATGGTGCAACCAAGAACAAGCCAAACCATCGACATGCTCACATTCATTTATCCGTCACCACCCCAATGGTCGCCACAATAACGGTCGCTAAAATCACCGCTACATGTGTAGGAACAAAAAAGGATAATAAAATCATCGCGATTACCATATATGCAATTAGTGAAAGGTTATGTTTTAGCTTTTTTGACGCTACATTTTGTAATTGCAAAACTAGCAAGGCTATAAACATAGCTACTAAAGCAAAATCTAATCCCAATGCTTCGGGATTAGAAATCCATTGCCCGCAAATAGCCCCCAACATACAGGCAATGATCCAAAACAGATAAGCAGTGATATTTAGACCATTCATCCACTTCTCGTTTAACTTTCCCGTTTGTGCAATCTTAGTAACAGCTACACCAAATGATTCATCTGTTAAAAGTGCACCAATTCCAATGTTTTTTGCGGTTGAATACTTCGTGAAATAAGGAGCTAAAGTTAAGCTTAATAATAAATGACGCAGGTTTACGATGAATGTCGTTAAAATAATTGCTGAAAGTGGCGTGTTAACGACGAGCAGCGCACAAATGATAAATTGCGCAGATCCTGCATAGACGAGGATCGCTAGCAAAGAAATTTCTAATATAGTTAAATTAGAAGCAACGCCTACGATACCAAAAGCAAAACCAATGCTTATATATCCTAATAAAGTAGGCAAACAATCTTTTACTCCTTGTAAAAAAGTATCTTCGTGCTGATCTGTTTTAATTAATTCTGCTTGAACGGGCATTATGTCTTTTTTTCCTTTCTAATTAAACTTAACAAGTGGTCAAAAAGAGGGTTTAATCTATTAGGCGTTTACCTGTAATAACATGGTATAGGCTCCGGTTTTTACGCCAAAGCGGTCCCACTTATTCAGGGTCAATTTCTTTAACTAGGTGCGAGAACATAATATCATATCTAATATATTCTATCGTTATGATCGTTATTTTCGATATTAGGAGAGAGTTGCTTCTTCCCATCGAGTTCATTTCAGAAAATTTATCAATTCCTTAGTGTATTTCGGTCGGATAAGTAACCGGTTTAGATGGTGCAGGATGAATAGCGCCTTTATCAACCAGTTTTTCAAGAAATCTGGACCGAGGGACATACGATCTTTTAGGAGATTATTTATATAGTCAGATGTAGAGTATTGTAACTACTATAATTTGAGGTTTATATATTGTCAATAAATCTAGCGATCTAGCGATAAAACGGGCTGGTTTGGCTGTTTTTCACAATGGTGAATGCCCTGTTTTACCAGGTAAATCAGTATCTGCATCCACAATTTATGCCATTGTGAAAGAGATGCATTGAACTTGTTCGTATTGGAGGGTTTCATCCCTTGATAGTTGTTATCTGCTAATGCATACTGTTCAAGACATTCATTAGTGGGGTCAATAATCCAATATTCGGGGATTTGATATTTGGCATAGATTTTCAGCTTCTTGAACCAATCCCTTTTGATAGAATGAGGCATAATATCTTAGCAACCCAATGAGGAATACCTCCAAATCCCCATTGGGTCATTATATCAATTTTGCTATGATGTACCAGAACTAGATCGGGCTGACGAACTTCTGTATTCTACAAAATCAAATTGATTGGCGATGCAAATAGGATGTATTCTGTCTGGCAACTGTTCGAAAGTACTGTTAATATTTAAGTACTTAGACTTGATGCTTGAGAGATGGTGAAGGGAGCATCATCCCTAGTACTCCTTCTGCCAATTCGTATTGTTTGCCATCATCGGGAAGTAGCGCATAATAGTCATAAGTGGCTGGACTTTTTGACGCCACATGATTTCATAAAGCCGCCTACTAAAATAGATGTTTTTTAACTTTAGGAGGCTGTTTTAGAATATAGGAGATGTATATCTGATGAAACAAAATAAATATGATGATTCAAATTTCTTTTCTGCCTATCAGCAAATGGCTCGTTCAATAAAAGGGCTGGAAGCTGCGGGAGAGTGGCATGTATTTAAATCTTTAATACCAGAATTGAAAAATAAAAGTGTACTAGATTTAGGGTGCGGCTTTGGTTGGCATTGTAGGTTTGCTCGCGATCAACAAGCAAGTTCAGTAGTAGGTGTCGATATCTCCGAAAAAATGCTTCAAAAAGCTCGTGAAACAACAGATGATCCTGCAATTTCATATGTACAAATGCCGATCGAAGACATCCATTTTTCAAATTCACAAATTGATGTTGTTATCAGTTCACTAGCGCTCCATTACATCGAATCATTTGAGGGAATTTGCAAAAAGGTACATGATTTACTGAGCCCAGGAGGTACTTTTGTCTTTTCGGTTGAACATCCGATATTTACTTCTCGAAATGAACAAGATTGGTATTGTGATGATCAAGGTAATCGTCTGCATTGGCCAGTAGATAATTATCAGTTTGAGGGAGTACGAGAAACAACCTTTTTAACAGAGAATGTTATTAAATATCATCGTACAATTTCAACATATATGAATGACTTATTAGGGGCTGGATTTACATTAAAAGCAGTTAAGGAACCAATGCCACCAGATGAAATGTTGAATGATTCAGTGATGAAAGATGAGAATCGAAGACCGATGTTCTTGATTATTTCAGCAGAAAAAGGGCGAGATTATGTCTGAACAGGATAATATACGCCTGTGACTATGTATGACGAAGGGAAACTATGCGCATGATCTGAAAAACAAGGAGCCTCTTTTTTCAAACAATCCGCAAGCAGTTAGGATGGATCATTCACTCCAAGCTGCTTGCGCTTATTGTTTTCTAGCAACTTTTCAAAATCAGTCAAAGAATCCACTTCGATCGGTTCCATTACCTTATCAAAGCATGACATGGGGGTCTGATGATGTTGGTCGTCCAATACGGTCTCGATTTCTTCTATTATCTCTGTAGAAGTTTGATCATCGATTTTATCAGCTTCCTTGATGATAAAATTAAGTAATATATACCAATGTCTTAGTTCGTTCAGATGAGACTGATAGGCAGGCGTCTCTGTTTTTAGTATACTATCGCCGGTTCCAGAAATATATTTATAAAAATGAATGATGTGTAGTGGCAGTGTCAAATCCTTGACGATCAATTTCAATTCCATGGAAGAGATAGTATTGGCGGATTTTTGATGCTCGGATTGTCCACCAACGATCGTCCTATCCTCCTCAGTCAAAAGCCCATCTAACCATTCACGTGCTGACTGCGAACTTCTTGATACTGTACCAATCGAAACATCGTTTTCCGACATTTCAATCGCTAAAAGATCGGAATAGCTATACTGATGCACATCATAGTGGATCGATTTATTTGACTTTTTAGTTTCAAATGTAGGTTGCCAAATACAAAAGCTAGCCCTTTTTTCATCAATCGCTATCCTCGTTAAAGCATCAAAAGATGTAAATGCTTGCGTTTCATGAAAACTTTGATCAGTAGGACGAATTGTTTCGATATACTTCTTCTGTTTTTCCTTATTGGCCTTTTCAAGCGATGTAGAAGCGATGAAAAATCCAATGGATAAACAAAAGAAAAAGCCAATTAGTGCAAATCCGATCCCTGTTTTTCCGGCAATCATAGCGATGATTAAGATTGTTATTCCGATCAGAATCGAGCTGCATCCAAGATTATTAAACCAAGTTGATTTGCTAGAAGTCACTATATTCCCCCCCCTTAAAATAAAAGCTATTACCCGAACTATTCATACGTTTATGATGATGAATAGTTCCCATTGTGTACAAAGGAGGCAATCATGTCAATGTGATCTTCGAAAGATTGCCAGTATACCTAATATGAGATAACGTTGTCCGATGATATGCTGAATAAAAAAAGCACTCCTTTTGATTTGATGAAATGAGCCAAAAGAATGCTTTTTTTAATGATTATCCTGTGTATTCAATTAAGTAGCTATTTTAAAAGGAAGATTATAAATCAGACATCCCTCACAACTTGAAACGGACGCATCATATCATAATCTTCATGTTCTAAAATATGGCAGTGCCATACGTAATCTCCAACATGATTTTCAAAGCGCATAATAATGCTTGTGACTGTGCCCGCATCTACCTTCGCGGTATCTTTCCAGCCCCTTTCGTATTTTTCAGGCTCCATTTCAGGCCCTGTATATTCGATCGATCCTGTTTCTAGAAATATATCGAGATCAAACGGTCTGCGATGTAAAATTTTAAATTGCACGAGATGAACATGGAGTGGGTGGGCGAATGGAGTTAAATTGATAAACTTCCATATTTCGATACTATCAAGTTTCGGCTTTTCGGTCACTGGGTCATCCCACATGCGGTTATCCAAAAGAAGCATTGGTCGTTCATGTTCATCGGTAACAGCGCCTAATGTTAGCAATCTTGTTTGTTCGGCTAACTCTTCATCTAAAGGTTGGTCGGGGAAAAGGAATTCAGGAATTCGGCTTGTATCTTTTTGTGTTAATTGCAGCACCACTTTAAATTGCATAACTACACCTAAATTACCTTCATCATTTGTATTTTGAAGGATCAAACTTTTTCCCTTATGTTTTGAAAAGTCGATGATGATATCGGCACGTTCCGCAGGTTCCATCGGAAGTGAGTCTAATGTAACTGGTTTAGGCAAAAGTCCACCATCTGTACCGATCAGATAAAAGTCCTGACCATTTCCAAGTTTAAACGTATACGCATTTGTATTGGAAGCATTTAAAATTCTAAATCGATATTTCCTTGGTTCCACTTTTAAATGTGGCCAAACCTTTCCGTTTACGATGATCGTGTTCCCGTTAAATGCTGGAACGACAGATGGATTAACATCGGCAGGTGGAGTGGAATTTTCCGGATAGAACAGTTCGCCATTAGCTTGGAATGATTTATCTTGAATCATTAATGGGATCTCATATTTGCCATTTGGCAGTTTTAAGCGCTTTTCGATAGAATCACGAATGAGATACATGCCAACAAGTCCAGCGTATACATTTAATCTTGTAATTCCAATTGCATGATCATGATACCAAAGAGTGGCAGCCATTTGTTGGTTCGTATATTCATACACTTTACGAGAAAAAGTAGGTCCCGTTTCTGCAAAGTCTTTTGTAAACCAAGCCTCAGGATATCCGTCACTATCAGATGCAACATGAGCTCCGTGAAGATGAACGACTGTTCGTACATCTGGAGTGTGCGCTGTTCCATGAAGCGTTCGATCTATTGGTAATAAGTGTTTATTAGGGAGGTTATTCATCCATTTCACAAGAATTGACTGATCTTTCGGTACTTCAATCATTGGACCTGGATAAAGACCATCATATCCCCAAATTGTCGTCAGTGGAAATGATTTATGAAATTGATGCTTAGCTTGCTTCATCTCGATTTCATAATAAGGCTTATTCTTTTTATATGATTTTGGTTTTGCATTAGTTGGAATTGGTAGTTCGTCGACAAACTTTGGTATTGTATCTGGATTTGAAGGATCGACTTTCTTTTTTAACTGTTCGGTAGTTCGCAATGTTTTACACGCCCTCAAAAATGTTTTTTCGTAACTATAGACATTTTATGTAGGGTAAACGTTTATGTAATGGGCAAATGCTATTTAAAATGAAAATTATTCTCCTGCGTAAAAGAGAAGAGAAGGGAATGAAGGGTATTTGCTATTCTATTTATGTAAATGGGGAGATAAGCTTCGGACATGAGCTAATTTATACTAGTTCATGTTAAATGTCCCACTGGGGTATGAATCGCATAGGATAATACAATCCTGCAATAAGGTGGTGTAAATAACAATGGGATTATTCATTAATAATGGTGATCATCCCGATGTTTTTAAAAATAACGGAGATATTATTGAACCGAATCAAGAGGTGGCAAAAGTAGACTATTATTCAGAAATGGTAAAAGAGCAGAAGAAAGCAAACGAAACATTGCAACAATCCTTCCATGATCTAAAGATGTTATTGACACAACAGGAGTATTCGCATGCAAATGAATGGAATGTGGTCAGCACACAATTAATGGAGTTAAAAGAAAGTAATTTACAACATGATACATTTGAAAAATATGTGGTGGATCAGTTGCAAGATAAAAATATACAAGTGCAAGAGATTCTGGAACAGGAATCTTTGTATAAAAAGGAATGGATGGACCAAATCAATGGAGTAAGTCAAATGTACCAAGAGACTATTAGCAAATTAGTGAAATCTGAATCTGAGAATGAGCAACTCGCATTAAAAATGAATGAACAACTGGATTTACAAATGGATATGTCGAAACAAATGTCAATGCAAACGGATAATCAAAGTGAAATTTTTAAGAGACTTGATAACCAAGAAGCATTGACGGAAAAAGTAGTAAGGCAAATCGATCATATCCGCTCTATTTTATTTGAACGAACTGTCTATCTTGCTGAAAAAATAGAAAATGGCTATCAATTAACCTCTTCCTATGTCTATAAATTAATGACTGGATCTGATCAATCTTTAACACTGTTTAAAATGAATAAAAAACATGAAGGTGTACAAGAAAAAGAGCAGCAGCGTCCTTAATAAAAGAATGCTACTGTTCTTTATTTATTATTCAATTATGGCTCGGTATAATCCAGTGTATATCGACAAACAATATTTATTACATACAAGAGAAGGGAGGAATTGTTTGTGAGATTTTTACCAAGGGTCATAGGAATCACTTTTATTTTATTATTCATGATCGTTAATGAATCTATGGCGGAGATACATGACCGGGCTTATTATGAAAAAACAGGAGATGTTATTTGGGACATTAGCGTAGAGGAAAAAGTAATCGCTCTAACCTTTGACGATGGTCCTCACTACATTTACACTCCACAAATTTTAGATGTGCTTGCTAAATATGACGCAAAAGCTACATTTTTTGTCATTGGTAAGCATGCAGAAGAATATCCAGATCTAATCCTAAGGGAAAAAGCAGAAG harbors:
- a CDS encoding class I SAM-dependent methyltransferase — its product is MKQNKYDDSNFFSAYQQMARSIKGLEAAGEWHVFKSLIPELKNKSVLDLGCGFGWHCRFARDQQASSVVGVDISEKMLQKARETTDDPAISYVQMPIEDIHFSNSQIDVVISSLALHYIESFEGICKKVHDLLSPGGTFVFSVEHPIFTSRNEQDWYCDDQGNRLHWPVDNYQFEGVRETTFLTENVIKYHRTISTYMNDLLGAGFTLKAVKEPMPPDEMLNDSVMKDENRRPMFLIISAEKGRDYV
- a CDS encoding Uma2 family endonuclease, which gives rise to MPHSIKRDWFKKLKIYAKYQIPEYWIIDPTNECLEQYALADNNYQGMKPSNTNKFNASLSQWHKLWMQILIYLVKQGIHHCEKQPNQPVLSLDR
- a CDS encoding AzlD domain-containing protein; the encoded protein is MNVSMSMVWLVLGCTIVTLIPRIIPFVFVKKVQLPDAVLKWLSFIPVCILTALVVENILLKTEQSLSIDWPVVIALIPTLIVALWTKSLSLTVIVGVACMASIRFIT
- a CDS encoding zinc ribbon domain-containing protein YjdM — encoded protein: MKDLPNCPKCNSAYTYEDGSLLVCPECAHEWTLEVEVENNEGARVIKDANGNVLNDGDSVTVIKDLKVKGSSSVVKIGTKVKSIRLVDGDHDIDCKIDGFGAMQLKSEFVKKL
- a CDS encoding AzlC family ABC transporter permease, encoding MPVQAELIKTDQHEDTFLQGVKDCLPTLLGYISIGFAFGIVGVASNLTILEISLLAILVYAGSAQFIICALLVVNTPLSAIILTTFIVNLRHLLLSLTLAPYFTKYSTAKNIGIGALLTDESFGVAVTKIAQTGKLNEKWMNGLNITAYLFWIIACMLGAICGQWISNPEALGLDFALVAMFIALLVLQLQNVASKKLKHNLSLIAYMVIAMILLSFFVPTHVAVILATVIVATIGVVTDK
- a CDS encoding translation factor GTPase family protein: MYKTIGILAHVDAGKTTFSEQLLYHTKSIRKRGRVDHKDAFLDSHQIEKNRGITVFADQAVISYNGSTYTIIDTPGHIDFSPEMERAIQVMDYAVIIISAVDGVESHTETVWQLLRKHHIPTFFFINKIDREGTDLEHVLDDIRANLSPDVCDLTTSFNGVMQEDLIEFIAERDELLLEHYIEFGYNKDLWLQTLNTMIRENKIFACTSGSALKDIGVIEFFGKLDQLTETAYSDTGDFAARVYKIRYDDNGNKVTFLKSLSGTLSVRDEVIYEEISEKVTQIRVYNGSKYKTVNQVHAGELFAVIGLSKLSVGDGIGALREKAIFDMIPTLKSKVVFDPSIHVKEVLRCFHMLDAEDPSLRVYWDEHFKEIHVHVMGIIQLEVLEQLVKERFSLHVSFGEPKILYKETIEKTVNGYGHFEPLKHYAEVHLQIEPMERNSGISFENKCHTNDLSVGNQNLIRHHLFERNHHGLLTGSALTDVKITLLTGRGHNEHTSGGDFREATYRALRQGLEKAKNILLEPYYDFKIKIELDHIGRVLSDIQQANGSFEPPETIGDKTIIKGRVPVATFMNYSSAFASFTNGKGVLTLQFGGYDSCYTPDQVKEKIGYDKDADPEYTSTSIFCAKGKGYPVPWDQAEDAMHCL
- a CDS encoding multicopper oxidase family protein, whose translation is MRTTEQLKKKVDPSNPDTIPKFVDELPIPTNAKPKSYKKNKPYYEIEMKQAKHQFHKSFPLTTIWGYDGLYPGPMIEVPKDQSILVKWMNNLPNKHLLPIDRTLHGTAHTPDVRTVVHLHGAHVASDSDGYPEAWFTKDFAETGPTFSRKVYEYTNQQMAATLWYHDHAIGITRLNVYAGLVGMYLIRDSIEKRLKLPNGKYEIPLMIQDKSFQANGELFYPENSTPPADVNPSVVPAFNGNTIIVNGKVWPHLKVEPRKYRFRILNASNTNAYTFKLGNGQDFYLIGTDGGLLPKPVTLDSLPMEPAERADIIIDFSKHKGKSLILQNTNDEGNLGVVMQFKVVLQLTQKDTSRIPEFLFPDQPLDEELAEQTRLLTLGAVTDEHERPMLLLDNRMWDDPVTEKPKLDSIEIWKFINLTPFAHPLHVHLVQFKILHRRPFDLDIFLETGSIEYTGPEMEPEKYERGWKDTAKVDAGTVTSIIMRFENHVGDYVWHCHILEHEDYDMMRPFQVVRDV
- a CDS encoding NAD-dependent epimerase/dehydratase family protein, whose amino-acid sequence is MTKVVITGGSGLLGPAVIKEFLVHGYEVVNADIKYPVESLCQTVIVDLQNLGEVYGLLADADAVIHLAAIPVAYSHPNEVTFQNNVMSTYNILEAAGNLGIKKAVITSSESSYGIVFSKKEIAPKYVPLDEEHPQIPEDSYGLSKIVNEQTADAIHRRTGMQIVSMRLGNVITSEKYPDFPSFIQDPEQRKTILWSYIDARDAATAYRLAIETDDLGSVALNITADDSSMDIESEELMKTVYPDVQDIRKELKGYETLVSSEKAKKLLNWEPVHKWRKYVNTAVSK
- a CDS encoding aldo/keto reductase, with the protein product MKYRRLGKTDLNVSVVGVGTWQFGGDWGKDFNQNEVDAILSRAKELGINLIDTAECYGPHHMSERFIGNFLKRDRREDWVLASKFGHRWHDSWGHAWSVDEVRVQLEESLKVLQTDYIDLYQFHSGSDEDFDNDDLWTMLDKQVQAGKIRNLGISIGSNANIHQTSQATKVNAKAIQVVYNRIDQIPEENVFPSCIEQDLGVLARVPLASGYLSGKYKPGAVFSDNVRKGHNREEIDEKLRLVGKIQENEVPEGVNLAEWALAWCLQNPAVTCVIPGCKSPEQVEMNARAASLDIVKEDHPSAVTI